Proteins encoded in a region of the Anopheles ziemanni chromosome 2, idAnoZiCoDA_A2_x.2, whole genome shotgun sequence genome:
- the LOC131283089 gene encoding thyroid receptor-interacting protein 6 yields MENLKEQFPAYNAVLRQPNGQPKPYHSTGLPDCPPNGAGIPGMVMIGKKSGPAVPPKPRKNSQQQVPPQVPKSSNVKQYCEPSFSTVLEGQASNLDEHAYTNVGGAERDGAAVPGGKLGARKVTLDDALELQHVKEALEHHKRTLEANRAKSHQGGPEPHGTVYENTHASPYPGAYGSDATYSNIPGGARGGQPVMKNNDGLIYSNIMHSNNGVPAKAFPQRQISEELPPPPPQDMPPLQITMNALNLEDNDDEFPPPPSPVSSSYSELRRATDPPSHIGRQPQPTYTMVGPGASGGGNVGAPGGQTYSNMAPGSQIYANNMHHQSLYGTYGMSSQGSTTYESIYEPINPRPPSQMSARSNYSLYAPYVNSHGINSPNDSIITSASQQQHRGGGGSGGMNKETEVDTLTDLLVQSIQDTDSFGTCVKCGERVVGEKTGCTAMDKIYHIACFTCQQCQINLQGKPFYALDGKPYCEEDYLNTLEKCSVCLKPILERILRATGKPYHPQCFTCIVCGKSLDGIPFTVDATNQIHCIDDFHKKFAPRCCVCKLPIMPEPGEDETVRVVALDRSFHINCYKCEDCGLLLSSEAEGRGCYPLDDHILCKSCNAKRVQALTSHMTTEL; encoded by the coding sequence ATGGAAAATTTGAAAGAGCAATTTCCTGCTTACAACGCAGTGCTGAGGCAGCCAAATGGACAGCCCAAACCGTACCACAGCACTGGACTGCCCGATTGTCCACCGAATGGGGCGGGAATACCGGGCATGGTGATGATCGGGAAGAAAAGTGGCCCCGCTGTTCCGCCGAAACCGAGGAAAAACTCGCAGCAACAAGTTCCTCCACAGGTTCCGAAAAGTTCCAACGTAAAGCAGTACTGCGAGCCCTCGTTTTCTACCGTGCTCGAAGGTCAGGCCAGCAACCTTGACGAACATGCGTACACAAACGTAGGCGGCGCTGAACGAGACGGTGCCGCGGTTCCCGGTGGTAAGCTGGGAGCGCGCAAGGTTACCCTTGACGATGCCCTCGAGTTGCAGCACGTAAAAGAGGCACTCGAGCACCACAAGCGAACCTTGGAGGCGAATCGCGCAAAGTCACACCAGGGTGGGCCCGAGCCCCACGGCACGGTTTACGAAAACACCCATGCCTCACCGTACCCCGGTGCCTATGGGTCGGATGCAACATATTCCAACATTCCAGGAGGGGCTCGTGGTGGCCAGCCCGTTATGAAGAACAACGATGGTCTGATTTACAGCAACATAATGCACAGCAACAACGGTGTTCCAGCGAAAGCGTTCCCGCAACGGCAAATATCGGAGGAGTTGCCACCTCCGCCACCGCAAGATATGCCACCGTTGCAAATAACGATGAATGCATTGAACTTGGAGGATAATGACGACGAGTTTCCACCGCCACCGAGTCCGGTAAGTTCGTCGTACAGTGAGCTCCGTCGGGCCACAGATCCTCCGTCCCACATAGGAAGGCAGCCGCAGCCAACCTACACGATGGTGGGTCCTGGTGCTAGCGGTGGCGGAAACGTTGGAGCTCCGGGAGGACAAACTTACAGCAACATGGCACCGGGAAGCCAAATCTATGCCAACAACATGCACCACCAGTCTCTGTACGGGACGTATGGTATGAGTTCACAGGGTTCGACGACGTACGAATCGATCTACGAACCGATAAACCCGCGCCCTCCGAGCCAAATGTCCGCCCGATCGAACTACTCGCTCTACGCACCGTACGTAAATTCGCACGGAATCAACAGCCCCAACGATAGCATTATCACGAGCGCCTCCCAACAGCAGCACCGTGGTGGAGGCGGTTCCGGCGGTATGAACAAGGAAACGGAAGTGGACACCCTTACGGATTTGTTGGTGCAGTCGATCCAGGACACCGACTCATTCGGAACATGCGTTAAGTGTGGCGAACGTGTGGTGGGCGAGAAGACGGGCTGTACGGCGATGGACAAAATCTATCACATCGCTTGTTTCACGTGCCAGCAGTGTCAGATTAATTTGCAGGGAAAACCATTTTACGCGCTCGATGGAAAGCCGTACTGCGAGGAAGACTACCTCAACACGCTGGAGAAATGTTCCGTCTGTCTGAAGCCGATCCTCGAACGCATCCTGCGTGCCACCGGAAAAccgtaccatccgcaatgcttcACGTGCATCGTTTGCGGCAAATCGCTCGACGGCATTCCGTTCACCGTGGATGCAACGAACCAGATACACTGCATCGACGATTTCCACAAGAAGTTCGCACCACGATGCTGCGTCTGCAAGCTGCCAATAATGCCCGAACCGGGCGAAGATGAGACGGTCCGCGTGGTGGCACTCGATCGTAGCTTCCACATCAACTGCTACAAGTGTGAAGACTGCGGGCTGTTGCTCTCATCGGAAGCGGAAGGACGCGGCTGCTACCCACTGGATGATCATATTCTCTGCAAAAGCTGCAACGCAAAGCGTGTCCAGGCCCTCACTAGCCATATGACGACTGAGCTGTAA